In one Gracilinanus agilis isolate LMUSP501 chromosome 6, AgileGrace, whole genome shotgun sequence genomic region, the following are encoded:
- the LOC123252832 gene encoding mas-related G-protein coupled receptor member A1-like has translation MDPTTMTQTSTQMFQDSDDRNMSERNESLFIYYGSCKEETFAVTIKSIILAFSVCGLVTNGLVLWLLGFCIKRNPFSVYILNLAAADFFYLCCQTVKCIEIFGPIFWDITPSFITTFTFFFYTLGLSLLAAISTERSLAVLFPIWYRCHRPKHTSTVVCSLFWVFYLLGNLLESYACGLLVYLSYPVMSCPAWDFSFITLILILVSLLCTSSLTLILKVQCHSKRRQPSRLYLLILLTILMFLLCGLPMGFHWFLLYWFMDLECIVFVFQLLSCVNSSSNPLIYFFLGSLRQKKRRESLRVLLQRALSDEAETEGTKEISHTEIMEMSPEGAVDGGRKEGK, from the coding sequence ATGGACCCAACCACCATGACCCAGACTTCCACCCAAATGTTCCAGGACTCAGATGATAGAAACATGTCTGAGAGAAATGAGTCTCTCTTCATTTACTATGGATCTTGTAAAGAGGAGACATTTGCTGTTACAATTAAGTCCATCATATTGGCCTTCAGTGTTTGCGGCTTGGTGACAAATGGACTGGTCCTCTGGCTCCTGGGCTTTTGCATCAAGAGGAATCCTTTTTCTGTCTACATCCTCAACCTGGCGGCAGCTGACTTCTTCTACCTGTGCTGCCAGACTGTAAAATGCATTGAAATTTTTGGTCCCATATTTTGGGACATAACACCAAGCTTTATTACcactttcacatttttcttttatacctTGGGCCTGAGCCTCCTGGCTGCAATCAGCACTGAGCGCTCTCTGGCAGTCCTCTTCCCCATCTGGTACCGATGCCACCGCCCCAAGCACACCTCTACCGTTGTGTGCTCCCTCTTCTGGGTATTCTACCTTCTGGGGAATTTACTAGAAAGTTATGCCTGTGGTTTGCTTGTTTATCTCTCCTACCCTGTGATGTCATGTCCAGCATGGGACTTCTCTTTCATTACGTTGATTCTCATCCTGGTTAGCCTGCTGTGCACATCCAGCCTGACTCTCATCCTTAAGGTCCAGTGCCATTCAAAGCGCAGGCAGCCCTCCAGACTCTACCTTCTCATACTACTCACCATCCTTATGTTCCTGCTCTGTGGACTGCCTATGGGATTTCACTGGTTTCTTCTTTATTGGTTTATGGATTTGGAGTGTATTGTTTTTGTATTTCAGCTTCTATCCTGTGTGAATAGCAGCTCAAACCCCCTCATCTACTTCTTCCTAGGAAGTCTCagacagaagaaaaggagggagtcCCTCAGGGTGCTGCTCCAGAGGGCCCTGAGTGATGAGGCTGAGACAGAAGGGACAAAGGAGATCTCCCACACAGAAATCATGGAAATGTCACCGGAGGGTGCAGTTgatggggggaggaaggaaggtaaaTGA